A portion of the Chryseobacterium tructae genome contains these proteins:
- the msrB gene encoding peptide-methionine (R)-S-oxide reductase MsrB codes for MKNILIVLGIVLGIAVFATESGLFKKNKPVETDMKKEKQEIMDNKNVREIYFAGGCFWGTEHFFQQIRGVVGTDVGYANGKTQNPTYEEVVSHTTGFAETVKVKYDPEQVDLKLLIDLYFKTIDPTSLNQQGNDRGDQYRTGIYYTDKTDETLVKAEVQKLAKNYTKPVVVETTPLKNFYKAEDYHQDYLDKNPGGYCHIEPGLFEMAKKANPLPKTTAYQKQDKKALKGKLTAEQYNVTQENGTERPFQNEYWNETREGIYVDITTGEPLFVSTDKFESGCGWPSFSKPITKSLIDEKLDGTHGMTRVEVRSKTGDAHLGHVFTDGPKDKGGLRYCINSASLKFIPKAEMETKGYGKYLPLLDKK; via the coding sequence ATGAAAAATATATTAATTGTACTCGGAATTGTTCTGGGTATTGCAGTCTTTGCTACAGAAAGCGGGCTTTTTAAAAAGAATAAGCCTGTTGAAACAGACATGAAAAAAGAAAAACAAGAAATTATGGATAATAAAAATGTAAGAGAGATTTATTTTGCAGGTGGATGTTTTTGGGGAACAGAACATTTCTTTCAGCAGATTCGTGGTGTTGTAGGAACAGATGTAGGGTATGCCAATGGTAAAACTCAAAACCCTACGTATGAAGAAGTAGTAAGTCACACAACCGGGTTTGCAGAAACAGTGAAAGTAAAATACGATCCGGAACAGGTAGATCTGAAACTCTTGATTGATTTGTATTTTAAAACCATTGATCCTACAAGTCTTAACCAGCAGGGAAATGATAGAGGAGACCAATATAGAACAGGAATTTATTACACAGATAAAACAGATGAAACTTTGGTAAAAGCTGAAGTGCAGAAGCTGGCAAAAAACTATACGAAACCGGTAGTTGTAGAAACCACTCCTTTGAAAAATTTCTATAAAGCGGAAGATTATCATCAGGATTATCTGGATAAAAACCCAGGCGGATATTGCCATATTGAACCAGGACTTTTTGAAATGGCCAAAAAAGCAAACCCACTTCCGAAAACAACAGCTTATCAAAAACAGGACAAAAAAGCTTTAAAGGGAAAACTAACGGCTGAACAATATAATGTAACGCAAGAAAATGGTACAGAAAGACCTTTCCAAAATGAATACTGGAACGAAACCCGTGAAGGAATTTATGTAGATATCACTACCGGGGAACCATTATTTGTTTCAACAGATAAATTTGAATCAGGTTGTGGCTGGCCAAGCTTCTCAAAACCGATTACCAAAAGTTTGATTGATGAAAAACTGGATGGTACTCACGGAATGACAAGAGTAGAGGTAAGAAGCAAAACCGGAGATGCTCACTTGGGACATGTCTTTACTGATGGACCTAAGGATAAAGGCGGACTTCGTTACTGCATCAACAGTGCTTCTCTGAAATTTATCCCCAAAGCGGAGATGGAAACAAAAGGATACGGAAAATATCTTCCGTTGTTAGATAAAAAGTAA
- a CDS encoding DUF417 family protein — protein sequence MVGTTNTSGKNQLTYHLGYYISLFGAALILLWIGIFKFTPTEAASIKPLVENHFLTFFVYKIMSVQMVSNLIGAIEIIIALLLIFSAKFAVLKKYAGIGMIVTFLVTLSYLFTTPGMWKIVDGVPVTDFFIVKDLMLLGFGLMITQKQ from the coding sequence ATGGTCGGAACAACAAATACATCTGGTAAAAATCAATTAACCTATCATCTGGGATATTACATTTCCCTTTTCGGAGCAGCACTTATTTTGCTTTGGATTGGAATCTTCAAATTTACACCTACCGAAGCAGCATCCATAAAACCTTTGGTGGAAAACCATTTCTTAACTTTTTTCGTATATAAGATAATGAGCGTTCAGATGGTATCAAACCTTATCGGAGCGATAGAAATTATCATTGCCTTATTACTGATATTTAGTGCGAAATTTGCTGTACTTAAAAAGTATGCCGGAATAGGGATGATCGTCACTTTTCTGGTGACATTAAGTTATTTGTTTACGACTCCGGGAATGTGGAAAATAGTAGATGGAGTTCCTGTTACGGACTTTTTTATAGTGAAGGATCTGATGCTTTTAGGATTTGGATTGATGATCACACAAAAACAATAA
- a CDS encoding RNA polymerase sigma factor, with protein sequence MMKNEILKSWIDQYSGPLLKKALYMLSNKEDAQDVVQDVFIAAFSNYDSFEEKSQPLTWLMAILQRKVADFYRKKYKSEPNIKLDHFFDETGSWKNNDVLNDWNVSTESELLDNQDFNKTLEECIEELPSRWKILLKMYYLEEKKAPDVSQELNVSTTNLWKILQRSRMQLRECLEFNWFSRL encoded by the coding sequence ATGATGAAAAACGAAATTCTGAAAAGCTGGATCGATCAGTATTCCGGGCCGCTTTTGAAGAAAGCTTTATATATGCTTTCCAATAAAGAGGATGCTCAGGATGTGGTTCAGGATGTTTTTATTGCTGCCTTTTCCAATTATGATTCCTTTGAAGAGAAAAGTCAGCCACTCACTTGGCTTATGGCTATTCTTCAGAGAAAAGTAGCAGATTTTTACCGAAAAAAATATAAATCAGAACCCAATATTAAGCTGGATCATTTTTTTGATGAAACAGGCTCCTGGAAAAATAATGATGTCTTAAATGATTGGAATGTTTCAACGGAATCTGAGCTTCTGGACAATCAGGATTTTAATAAAACGCTTGAAGAGTGTATCGAGGAATTACCCTCCAGATGGAAAATTTTACTGAAGATGTATTACCTTGAAGAAAAAAAAGCCCCCGATGTGAGTCAGGAATTGAATGTTTCTACGACTAACCTTTGGAAGATCCTTCAAAGAAGCCGGATGCAACTTAGAGAATGTCTGGAATTTAACTGGTTTTCAAGATTATAA
- a CDS encoding serine hydrolase domain-containing protein — protein sequence MKYLTIILFLALLGCKSVQQVNKQNVENAITKNALQLLEDKRFHSVSIAVLKDGESTIKHFGELTIGKGNKPNDSTLYELASVTKTFTGYMAAKAVLDKKINLDDDIRIYLNEPYPNLEFKGEPIRIKHLITHTGGFPNLPIKSENKEAFFEGLKLIKIETKPGDVYYYSNTAPEVTAYILEKVYQKPFEELVSEFVLKPNKMNQTKFTLNENDRTRLVKGYNDKNELMPNFNRTLWGGISGLHSTVPDLVKYMKLQLDKSNLVVNESHKKLYKEGSDFWEGYHWYIIEDNNRLMYRHHGGIYGMQNWFVVYPKKNIGISILTNTSFNETGEILEKVVDSLYNDIKAN from the coding sequence ATGAAATATCTAACCATTATTTTATTTTTGGCCTTATTGGGGTGTAAAAGTGTTCAGCAAGTCAATAAACAAAATGTTGAAAATGCAATTACAAAAAATGCTCTTCAGTTATTAGAGGATAAAAGATTTCATTCCGTTTCCATTGCAGTGTTGAAAGATGGTGAATCCACCATAAAACATTTTGGAGAATTAACGATTGGAAAAGGAAACAAACCCAACGATTCTACACTGTATGAATTAGCTTCCGTCACTAAAACTTTTACAGGATATATGGCTGCTAAAGCAGTACTTGATAAAAAAATAAATCTGGATGATGATATTAGAATCTATCTTAATGAACCTTATCCTAATTTAGAGTTTAAAGGTGAGCCTATAAGAATCAAACATCTCATCACCCATACAGGTGGATTTCCTAATCTCCCTATAAAAAGTGAAAATAAAGAAGCTTTTTTTGAAGGATTAAAACTCATCAAAATTGAAACTAAACCTGGAGATGTATATTACTATTCAAATACAGCACCGGAGGTGACAGCCTATATACTTGAAAAAGTGTATCAAAAACCTTTTGAAGAATTGGTATCCGAATTTGTTTTAAAACCCAATAAGATGAATCAAACCAAGTTTACACTCAATGAAAATGACAGAACAAGATTGGTAAAAGGGTATAACGATAAAAACGAGCTAATGCCTAATTTCAATAGAACTTTATGGGGTGGAATTTCAGGATTGCATTCTACGGTTCCGGATTTAGTGAAATATATGAAGCTGCAACTTGATAAGTCGAATCTTGTTGTTAACGAATCTCATAAAAAATTATATAAAGAAGGCTCTGATTTTTGGGAAGGCTATCATTGGTACATCATAGAAGATAATAATCGATTAATGTACAGACATCACGGAGGTATCTATGGAATGCAGAATTGGTTTGTGGTTTATCCTAAAAAAAATATAGGAATATCGATTTTGACAAACACCAGCTTTAATGAAACAGGAGAAATTTTAGAAAAAGTAGTTGATAGCTTGTATAATGACATCAAAGCAAACTAA
- a CDS encoding DUF5686 family protein — MRVFNKSNKQPIPNAGVYCDDNLLGKTSQEGVLSFKTKCKKVEILASNFEDVLVDVKVSMEIPMQPLSEKRENIERIIITDKSDPRALKILDEVNRKAKENSPKSLDSYNFKSYTKFSIDVDKDSIDTFKNFLAIRKDSLSKVDKSGFKQKESEKKDSLINEDFLNASQESQMFLWEKASEYKFSKKYGEKTNIINNRMSGFKSPIYEALAINISNLDKTPRQLRPENRKLFHFYLSDTLQIEGRKTYVIKFKEITDKKKQNPRKFNGKIYIDAESFALKKFESVNKKQNEGNIVSVWKPINNKWFLDYEDIKLKMGDQTFNTSKKDSLKPGEKIKYNKKRFGNYLYVKNRFFDFELNEAQKASEFRGYSLEMKNPDGSLMQKYRTDSLTSRESSTYTKIDSFVEKHDFEKKLNFLTQLMRGNLRYKMIDFDFTKFISYDQYQGIRLGAGIKLNEKFSKTFSPDGYFGYGFKDHHWKYGLGLDMKLSDKRTSVFRIDYVDDVFAAGRFNNNMWDAMMKFSDINLDLHNASFYKNQKWGASFLYDISNSLSMKVAVNKEKQEALFDYQYKNLGHRFDNTSATLSLKFAPNDKNIMTPSGKYTYEKGFPQVFMNYEQGLKTLGGDLEYQRLDLLLIHQFRSKLGYTNVKLFGGISSGTAPIWKNFEIAGQTDNNADKWSSKISTPTNLGFATMPAGTFFTDKFVAFHVSQYLPFRFKTFGNRYSNIEIEYQSAIGDFKNRGDHQFNFQVLDHYYQEVGLIWNRFLGRNFGVGFSYRLGYYQTSQFKDNFGIQFRLNILQKD, encoded by the coding sequence ATGAGAGTGTTCAATAAAAGCAATAAACAGCCTATCCCAAACGCGGGTGTTTATTGTGATGACAATTTGTTAGGGAAAACCAGTCAGGAAGGAGTTTTATCTTTCAAAACAAAATGTAAAAAAGTAGAAATTCTTGCCAGTAATTTTGAAGATGTTTTAGTGGATGTGAAAGTATCCATGGAGATCCCAATGCAGCCGTTATCCGAAAAGAGAGAAAATATCGAGCGAATTATTATCACGGATAAGAGCGACCCCAGAGCGTTGAAAATTCTGGATGAAGTGAATAGAAAAGCAAAAGAAAACTCACCAAAGTCTTTAGATTCTTATAATTTCAAGTCGTATACCAAATTTTCAATTGATGTTGATAAAGATTCTATTGACACTTTTAAAAATTTCTTAGCGATAAGAAAGGATTCTCTTTCAAAAGTTGACAAAAGTGGTTTCAAACAGAAAGAAAGTGAAAAGAAGGATTCATTAATCAATGAAGACTTTCTGAATGCCTCACAGGAAAGCCAGATGTTTCTTTGGGAAAAAGCCTCTGAATACAAATTTTCTAAGAAATATGGTGAAAAGACCAATATCATCAATAACAGAATGTCAGGGTTTAAAAGTCCTATCTATGAAGCTTTAGCGATCAATATTTCAAATCTGGATAAAACGCCAAGACAGCTGAGACCTGAAAACAGAAAACTGTTTCATTTCTACCTTTCTGATACGTTGCAGATTGAAGGCAGAAAAACATATGTCATCAAATTCAAAGAAATTACTGATAAGAAAAAGCAGAATCCCAGAAAATTTAATGGAAAAATATATATTGACGCGGAAAGTTTTGCTTTGAAAAAGTTTGAAAGCGTTAATAAAAAACAAAACGAGGGAAATATTGTCTCTGTGTGGAAGCCTATCAATAATAAATGGTTTCTGGATTATGAAGACATCAAATTAAAAATGGGCGACCAAACCTTTAACACCTCTAAAAAAGACAGTTTAAAACCTGGAGAAAAAATAAAATACAACAAAAAAAGATTTGGAAACTATCTCTATGTCAAAAACAGATTCTTCGATTTTGAATTAAATGAAGCACAAAAAGCATCGGAATTCAGAGGCTATTCTCTTGAAATGAAAAACCCGGATGGAAGTCTTATGCAAAAATATAGAACCGACAGTCTTACTTCCAGAGAAAGCTCAACGTATACCAAAATTGACAGCTTTGTAGAAAAACATGACTTCGAAAAGAAGCTGAACTTTTTAACCCAGTTAATGAGAGGGAATTTAAGATATAAAATGATTGATTTTGATTTTACAAAATTCATCAGCTACGATCAATACCAAGGGATACGTTTGGGAGCGGGAATAAAACTTAATGAAAAATTCAGTAAGACATTTTCTCCTGATGGATACTTCGGATATGGCTTTAAAGATCATCATTGGAAATATGGCCTAGGTTTAGATATGAAATTATCAGACAAAAGAACCTCTGTTTTCCGGATTGATTATGTAGATGATGTATTTGCTGCGGGGAGATTCAATAATAATATGTGGGATGCAATGATGAAATTTTCTGATATCAATCTTGATCTTCACAACGCTAGTTTCTATAAAAATCAAAAATGGGGCGCGTCATTTCTTTATGACATTTCCAATTCATTAAGCATGAAAGTTGCGGTGAATAAAGAAAAGCAGGAAGCTCTTTTCGATTATCAATATAAAAACTTAGGCCACCGTTTTGACAATACAAGCGCAACGTTGTCCCTTAAATTTGCTCCGAATGATAAAAACATCATGACTCCAAGCGGGAAATACACTTATGAAAAAGGATTTCCGCAAGTTTTCATGAATTACGAGCAGGGACTTAAAACATTAGGTGGAGATCTTGAGTATCAAAGACTGGATCTATTGCTTATTCATCAGTTCAGATCAAAGTTGGGATATACCAATGTCAAGCTTTTTGGAGGAATATCCTCCGGTACAGCCCCAATTTGGAAAAACTTTGAAATTGCAGGACAAACAGATAATAATGCCGATAAATGGTCTTCAAAAATAAGTACTCCTACCAATCTGGGATTTGCAACCATGCCTGCCGGAACTTTTTTTACGGATAAATTTGTTGCTTTTCATGTTTCGCAATATCTGCCTTTCCGATTTAAAACTTTTGGTAACAGATATTCCAACATAGAAATTGAATATCAGTCTGCCATTGGAGATTTTAAAAACAGAGGCGATCATCAGTTCAATTTTCAGGTTCTCGATCATTATTATCAGGAGGTTGGACTTATCTGGAATCGTTTTTTAGGAAGAAATTTTGGCGTTGGATTTTCTTATAGACTAGGATACTATCAGACTTCCCAGTTTAAAGACAATTTCGGAATTCAATTCAGACTCAATATATTGCAAAAAGATTAA
- a CDS encoding alkaline phosphatase PhoX produces the protein MKINKTIGALLFGALLFQSCSEDNNGSDNNTPSNDKIKIENFSKEPAFVYGMTGFENLNITTLISSSDVLSGSPDFVFGGQPDGMGIMKDPNSDGYLMITNHEIKQSVSRVYLDKTFRPVKGEYILNGTGGMTRLCSATLATPEVHGFSAFLTAGESGEESMVHALDPLAPASQASDKTRVKPALGKASMENAVPLPKDVSNGKSYIIIGEDQSYSSSHQSAGQLIMYVADTQGDLNNGKLYALKRTNNNYTETDMTKGSAYDVEFVEIPGAKNLTGAQINQKNIDNNAIRFSRVEDVDYRKGAGKGREIYFTATGESSDGVNPKPGLTMWGRVYKLVLNSSNMLTGKLEVVAEGDSNPSNNLINPDNLCVTENFVYIQEDGDSYYKAANHDSYIWQLNIATKQYKPWLNMKHNRNNSAWQTAYNQSGDLLKFGSWEFGAMVDISDIIGVPNTFAVNIHSHTWQLDKFKNPDGSGVNTNKEGGQIVIIRNVEK, from the coding sequence ATGAAAATTAACAAAACTATTGGAGCTTTACTCTTTGGAGCCCTTCTTTTCCAGAGCTGTAGTGAAGACAATAACGGAAGTGATAACAACACTCCTTCCAACGACAAAATCAAAATTGAAAACTTTTCTAAAGAACCGGCCTTCGTTTATGGAATGACTGGTTTTGAAAACCTAAATATTACGACATTAATTTCCAGTTCCGATGTTCTTTCTGGATCTCCCGATTTCGTTTTCGGAGGACAACCGGATGGAATGGGAATTATGAAAGATCCTAACTCTGATGGTTACCTGATGATTACTAACCACGAGATCAAACAATCTGTTTCAAGAGTATATCTGGATAAAACATTCAGACCTGTAAAAGGAGAATATATTTTAAATGGAACCGGAGGAATGACCAGATTATGTTCTGCTACATTGGCAACACCAGAAGTTCATGGCTTCAGTGCATTCCTTACTGCCGGAGAATCTGGTGAAGAAAGTATGGTGCATGCTCTAGATCCTTTGGCACCAGCATCTCAGGCATCTGATAAAACCAGAGTAAAACCTGCGTTAGGAAAAGCGTCTATGGAAAACGCTGTTCCACTTCCTAAGGATGTTTCTAATGGAAAGTCTTATATCATCATTGGAGAAGACCAGTCTTATTCTTCGTCTCATCAATCTGCCGGACAATTGATCATGTACGTTGCTGATACCCAAGGAGACTTGAATAATGGTAAATTATATGCTCTAAAAAGAACAAACAACAATTATACTGAAACGGATATGACGAAAGGAAGTGCCTATGACGTAGAGTTTGTTGAAATTCCTGGCGCTAAAAACCTTACCGGAGCTCAAATCAACCAGAAAAACATTGATAACAATGCAATCCGTTTTTCAAGAGTTGAAGATGTAGATTACAGAAAAGGAGCAGGAAAAGGAAGAGAGATCTACTTTACAGCTACCGGAGAATCTTCTGATGGGGTGAATCCAAAACCGGGATTAACAATGTGGGGAAGAGTTTACAAACTTGTTCTAAACTCCAGCAATATGTTGACAGGAAAACTAGAAGTAGTTGCAGAGGGAGATTCTAATCCTAGTAATAACCTGATTAACCCTGATAACTTATGTGTAACAGAAAACTTTGTTTACATCCAGGAAGATGGAGACTCCTATTACAAAGCAGCGAATCATGATTCTTATATCTGGCAGCTGAATATCGCTACAAAACAATATAAACCATGGTTGAATATGAAACACAACAGAAACAATTCAGCATGGCAGACGGCCTACAACCAATCCGGAGATCTTCTTAAATTCGGTTCATGGGAATTTGGAGCAATGGTAGATATTTCCGATATCATTGGAGTTCCTAATACATTTGCCGTTAATATCCACTCTCATACATGGCAGTTGGATAAATTTAAAAATCCTGACGGTTCCGGAGTAAACACCAATAAAGAAGGTGGGCAAATTGTGATCATCAGAAACGTAGAAAAATAG
- a CDS encoding cytochrome-c peroxidase gives MKKISKYPILLFLYSALALFTLSYCKNEKQQPVYEDLGSVKNRIIKNNSDFAKQINELKMLVSKNADEKLLQNQFETIRKTYKKMEWAIEYFLPYSARFINGPALPEIEMDEHTEIEPEGLQVLEEMFYPYQQENKDEVIRMLNKLVSKSNGIDTNFQVITISKDQVFDALRQEAFRISSLGISGFDTPISGVFLQEIPSSLAGIKETLEQISTGKSKDKALKNIVAEINAATEVLKKNTDKNTFDYVNFIPDHLNKITALMLDFKNQEKIPDVEVTTALNKNAATFFSKNAFNPNAFTPGKEYAFSENKAALGHQLFNDNILSNSNNRNCATCHIPERAFTDGLPRSMSLEHSELARNAPSLNYAGFQHGQFWDMRKDDLEGQSADVISNKEEMHGDLNLIIAKINQDKSYQTAFKKIYHSQRVEVWQLQNVLASYIRSLAKFNSNFDEYMQGNKSAMTESQKRGFNLFVGKAQCAICHFLPLFNGTVPPTFKKTEQEVLGVAVNGENKKFDNDLGRGKFHETVATLQHSFKTPTLRNIDKTVPYMHNGGYKTLKEVMNFYNKGGGKGFGFKVDNQTLSDAPLHLTGQEIDDIIEFMKALNDR, from the coding sequence ATGAAGAAAATTTCAAAATACCCGATACTTCTTTTTTTATATTCCGCATTGGCTCTTTTTACGCTTTCATATTGTAAAAATGAGAAACAGCAACCGGTATATGAAGACCTTGGCTCTGTAAAAAACAGAATCATCAAAAACAATTCTGATTTTGCTAAGCAAATCAATGAATTGAAAATGCTGGTTTCCAAAAATGCTGATGAAAAACTTCTTCAGAACCAGTTTGAAACTATCAGAAAGACCTACAAAAAAATGGAATGGGCCATAGAATACTTTCTACCCTACTCTGCAAGATTCATCAATGGTCCTGCCCTTCCAGAAATAGAAATGGATGAACATACAGAAATAGAGCCTGAAGGATTACAGGTCTTGGAAGAAATGTTTTATCCTTATCAACAGGAAAATAAAGATGAGGTGATCAGGATGCTCAATAAACTCGTGAGCAAAAGCAACGGTATAGATACCAATTTCCAGGTTATCACAATCAGTAAGGATCAGGTATTTGATGCTTTAAGACAGGAGGCATTCAGAATTTCCAGTCTTGGAATTTCAGGTTTTGACACGCCTATTTCCGGAGTTTTTTTACAGGAAATCCCATCCTCATTAGCAGGTATTAAAGAAACCTTGGAGCAAATATCTACAGGTAAGTCAAAAGATAAGGCTTTAAAAAATATCGTAGCTGAAATTAATGCTGCAACTGAAGTTCTGAAAAAAAATACAGATAAGAATACCTTTGATTATGTCAATTTCATCCCTGATCATCTCAATAAGATCACTGCTTTGATGCTTGATTTTAAAAACCAGGAAAAAATCCCTGATGTAGAAGTGACCACTGCCTTAAATAAAAATGCAGCTACATTCTTTTCTAAAAACGCGTTCAATCCTAATGCATTCACTCCCGGAAAAGAGTATGCATTTTCTGAAAATAAAGCAGCTCTTGGACATCAGCTTTTTAATGACAACATTCTATCCAATAGTAACAATCGCAACTGTGCTACCTGTCATATCCCTGAAAGAGCATTTACAGATGGATTGCCAAGATCTATGTCTCTTGAACATTCAGAACTTGCGCGTAATGCGCCTTCTCTCAACTATGCAGGGTTTCAGCATGGCCAGTTTTGGGATATGAGAAAGGATGATCTGGAAGGTCAAAGTGCAGATGTGATTTCCAATAAAGAAGAAATGCATGGTGATTTGAATCTTATTATTGCTAAGATCAATCAGGATAAAAGTTATCAAACAGCTTTTAAAAAGATCTATCATTCACAAAGGGTTGAGGTTTGGCAACTTCAGAATGTACTGGCTAGTTACATCCGATCTTTGGCAAAATTCAATTCTAATTTTGATGAATATATGCAGGGAAACAAGTCGGCCATGACTGAGAGTCAAAAACGCGGATTTAATCTTTTTGTCGGAAAAGCGCAATGTGCAATCTGCCATTTTTTGCCTTTATTTAATGGAACAGTCCCTCCTACTTTCAAAAAAACAGAACAGGAAGTATTGGGAGTGGCTGTGAATGGAGAAAATAAGAAATTTGACAATGACCTGGGAAGAGGGAAATTTCATGAGACCGTTGCAACATTGCAGCATTCTTTCAAAACACCTACTCTCAGAAATATTGACAAAACGGTTCCTTATATGCATAATGGCGGCTATAAAACATTGAAAGAAGTTATGAATTTTTATAATAAAGGAGGTGGAAAAGGCTTTGGATTTAAAGTAGATAACCAAACACTTTCTGATGCTCCTTTACATCTAACTGGGCAGGAAATAGATGATATTATAGAATTTATGAAAGCTTTAAATGATCGATAA
- a CDS encoding M20/M25/M40 family metallo-hydrolase, with product MNKNYIFSLLGLLLFSIGNAQSYKKPLVSAIKETDLRKDMYELAADQFWGREAGTLDELKVSMWLADKAKEAGMKAAGDNGTFFQFFEMYRHQVTPQSSLKIGDTNLKLWKDFLVAEPVNASVDAEIVYAGNTEPEDLSKLNLKGKVLAVNASDKNIDKDMTLFVRRYPGFVRTKYYNKANELGAKAIIFITDDISEKSWVEVLPQMTRGGYGVEGLREKITNNIPVLWIKRENANWVKSNPKLSLNLMTETYKYPSVNIIGKIEGTDPVLKKEYVLLSGHQDHDGIRHPVKNDTIYNGADDNASTCVAMLAMARAYKKQPGKRSILFVFHGAEERGLLGSRWHAAHPVVPKENIVAVLNGDMIGRNDNNEAALLGGNAPHKNSEELVKMAEEANNESTKFKYLKDWDSPNHAEYFYFRSDHLPYAKIGIPAVFFTSVLHDQYHTPQDESENINYKKLYKMTEWMYRTSWKVANEAERPKVISNFTLER from the coding sequence ATGAATAAGAATTATATTTTTTCTTTACTGGGTCTTCTTTTATTCAGTATCGGAAATGCCCAAAGCTATAAAAAACCACTGGTATCAGCCATTAAAGAAACTGATCTTAGAAAAGACATGTATGAATTGGCTGCAGACCAATTCTGGGGTCGCGAAGCAGGAACTTTAGATGAATTAAAAGTATCAATGTGGCTGGCTGATAAAGCAAAAGAAGCAGGAATGAAAGCTGCAGGAGACAATGGTACTTTTTTCCAATTTTTTGAGATGTACAGACATCAGGTGACTCCACAAAGCAGCCTGAAAATTGGTGATACGAATCTAAAGTTATGGAAAGACTTCCTTGTCGCTGAGCCTGTAAATGCTTCTGTAGATGCAGAAATTGTGTATGCAGGAAATACTGAACCTGAAGATCTCTCTAAACTGAACCTTAAAGGAAAAGTACTGGCAGTAAATGCTTCTGACAAGAACATCGATAAAGACATGACTCTTTTTGTAAGAAGATATCCCGGATTTGTAAGAACAAAGTACTACAATAAAGCGAATGAACTGGGGGCAAAAGCCATCATTTTTATCACTGATGATATTTCAGAAAAAAGTTGGGTGGAAGTACTTCCTCAAATGACCAGAGGCGGCTATGGTGTAGAAGGTTTAAGAGAAAAAATCACCAACAATATTCCTGTTCTTTGGATTAAAAGGGAAAATGCAAATTGGGTAAAAAGTAATCCTAAACTTTCTCTTAATCTAATGACTGAAACATACAAATATCCTTCTGTAAATATCATTGGAAAAATAGAAGGTACGGATCCTGTTCTTAAAAAAGAATATGTTCTGTTGAGCGGACATCAGGATCACGACGGCATCAGACATCCTGTAAAAAATGATACCATCTATAATGGTGCTGATGACAATGCAAGTACCTGTGTTGCAATGCTGGCCATGGCAAGAGCATACAAAAAACAACCAGGAAAGAGAAGTATCTTATTTGTATTCCATGGTGCAGAAGAAAGAGGACTGCTTGGTTCAAGATGGCATGCTGCTCATCCTGTTGTTCCAAAAGAGAATATTGTAGCAGTCCTGAATGGGGATATGATCGGAAGAAACGATAATAATGAAGCGGCTTTATTAGGAGGAAATGCTCCTCATAAAAACTCTGAAGAACTTGTAAAAATGGCTGAAGAGGCCAATAATGAAAGTACAAAATTCAAGTATTTAAAAGATTGGGATTCCCCCAATCATGCTGAGTATTTTTATTTCAGAAGTGATCATCTTCCTTATGCTAAAATCGGAATTCCGGCTGTATTTTTCACCAGTGTACTGCATGATCAATACCACACTCCACAAGATGAATCTGAAAACATCAACTACAAGAAGTTATATAAAATGACAGAATGGATGTACAGAACATCCTGGAAAGTAGCCAATGAGGCAGAACGTCCGAAAGTGATTTCAAATTTTACTCTTGAAAGATAA